In Aristaeella hokkaidonensis, the following are encoded in one genomic region:
- the aroF gene encoding 3-deoxy-7-phosphoheptulonate synthase, producing MIIALKRDIRQEEKEHLISWLESYGVRTHVSEGEYQTVIGLVGDTTRIDTDLISGLDIVQSVTRISEPFKKANRKFHPDDTVVQVTDQVAFGGGNFQIIAGPCSVETEDQVETIAKAVKESGAGMLRGGAFKPRTSPYDFQGLHGEGIRILLEVKKRTGMPIITEIMDIGHLPLFEQVDVIQVGARNMQNFELLKELGRIRKPILLKRGLANNIKELLMSAEYIMAGGNEQIILCERGVRTFETYTRNTLDLSAVAVLHELSHLPVVVDPSHATGAARYVKPMAMAAAACGADGLMIEVHNDPKHALCDGPQSLTPEQFDDVAKAVMKIRKALV from the coding sequence AAGGTGAATACCAGACGGTGATCGGCCTGGTGGGCGATACCACCCGGATCGACACGGACCTGATCAGCGGACTGGACATTGTCCAGAGCGTGACCCGGATTTCTGAGCCCTTCAAGAAGGCAAACCGGAAGTTCCATCCGGACGACACGGTGGTCCAGGTGACGGACCAGGTGGCCTTCGGCGGCGGCAACTTCCAGATCATTGCCGGCCCCTGCTCCGTGGAAACTGAAGACCAGGTGGAAACCATCGCCAAGGCAGTGAAGGAGAGCGGAGCGGGTATGCTCCGGGGCGGCGCTTTCAAACCCCGTACTTCTCCCTATGATTTCCAGGGCCTTCACGGGGAAGGCATCCGGATCCTGCTGGAGGTCAAAAAGCGGACCGGCATGCCGATCATTACCGAGATTATGGACATCGGCCATCTACCCCTGTTTGAACAGGTGGACGTGATCCAGGTCGGCGCCCGGAACATGCAAAACTTTGAACTGCTGAAGGAACTGGGCCGGATCAGGAAGCCGATACTCCTCAAGCGCGGCCTGGCGAACAACATCAAGGAACTGCTGATGAGCGCCGAGTACATCATGGCCGGCGGCAACGAGCAGATTATCCTCTGCGAGCGCGGCGTCCGGACCTTCGAAACCTATACCCGGAACACGCTGGACCTGTCCGCAGTGGCGGTACTGCATGAACTGAGCCACCTGCCGGTGGTGGTGGACCCGAGTCACGCAACCGGTGCGGCACGGTATGTGAAGCCTATGGCCATGGCCGCGGCGGCCTGCGGCGCGGACGGCCTGATGATCGAAGTGCATAATGACCCGAAGCACGCCCTGTGCGACGGTCCCCAGAGCCTGACGCCGGAACAGTTTGACGACGTGGCGAAAGCGGTCATGAAGATCCGCAAAGCGCTGGTGTAA
- a CDS encoding prephenate dehydrogenase yields the protein MESKTIGVVGLGLMGASLCKALGAQGHRILGRDTDEHVQKYALLTETIQGELTEDNIPECDYLFLATYPGAAVETLKQLAPKIRKDAVVSDLCGVKQAVCEPCFALAEEYGFTFIGGHPMAGKQFSGIKYADGNLFQNATMILVPRKREDLFLVSRLSELLRETGFKSVTVTTAEKHDEMIAFTSQLAHVVSNAYIKSPTAAEHLSFSAGSYRDLTRVAKLNETMWTELFLDNAEHLGFELDCLIKSLQEYRDAIAAGDAETLKKLLKEGRERKEAIDTEWQDKK from the coding sequence ATGGAGAGCAAAACAATCGGCGTGGTCGGCCTGGGCCTGATGGGTGCTTCCCTGTGCAAAGCACTGGGCGCACAGGGACACAGGATCCTGGGCAGGGACACGGACGAGCATGTGCAGAAATATGCCCTGCTGACAGAAACCATCCAGGGCGAACTGACGGAAGACAATATTCCCGAATGCGATTATCTGTTCCTGGCAACGTATCCGGGCGCGGCGGTGGAAACACTGAAGCAGCTGGCGCCGAAGATCCGCAAGGATGCGGTGGTAAGCGACCTGTGCGGCGTGAAACAGGCGGTATGCGAGCCCTGTTTCGCACTGGCGGAGGAATACGGATTCACCTTTATCGGCGGACACCCGATGGCCGGCAAACAGTTTTCCGGCATCAAGTACGCGGACGGTAACCTGTTCCAGAATGCGACCATGATCCTGGTGCCCCGGAAGCGGGAAGACCTGTTCCTGGTCAGCCGGCTGAGCGAGCTGCTGCGGGAGACCGGGTTCAAATCCGTGACTGTGACCACGGCGGAAAAGCATGACGAGATGATCGCCTTTACATCCCAGCTGGCGCACGTGGTATCGAACGCCTACATCAAATCACCCACAGCGGCGGAGCACCTGTCCTTCTCGGCGGGCAGCTACCGGGACCTGACCCGGGTGGCCAAGCTGAATGAAACCATGTGGACAGAGCTCTTCCTGGACAACGCGGAGCATCTGGGCTTTGAACTGGACTGCCTGATCAAATCCCTGCAGGAGTACCGCGACGCGATTGCCGCCGGAGACGCGGAAACGCTGAAGAAACTCCTGAAGGAAGGCCGCGAGCGCAAGGAAGCCATTGACACGGAGTGGCAGGATAAGAAATAA